The Acidianus manzaensis genome has a window encoding:
- a CDS encoding aminotransferase class I/II-fold pyridoxal phosphate-dependent enzyme: MKDSTKSVKEDIDEFTGAITTPIYQTVAYAFPQGEKFRYTRELNPTVLELGNKIAELEEAEVGMAFSSGMGAITTTLLSILKPKDSIIMPMDTFGRSLRFASDFLRNWGVNVTISKPGNDNFIENLKSKRFSVIFIENITNPILRVMDVEEIGKIAKENNSIFIVDSTFATPINQKPLKLGANIVIHSASKFIAGHNDVIAGLAAGNDSLLKNVDLMRRTLGTSLEPFTAYLTIRGLKTLKIRMDTINRNAEQIAEFLQDHPKVKKVYYPGLKSHPDYNIARRLLNGFGGVVSFEVRGGKDEAIKVMENVKTIIPAQSLGGVNSLISHPATMSHRTLTKEEREAVGVTDSLLRLSVGIEDVEDLIEDLDQALQSIK; encoded by the coding sequence ATGAAAGACTCAACTAAATCAGTGAAAGAAGATATTGATGAATTTACTGGAGCTATAACTACACCTATTTATCAAACTGTAGCATATGCGTTCCCTCAAGGAGAAAAGTTCAGATATACTAGAGAATTAAATCCAACTGTATTAGAATTAGGAAATAAGATTGCAGAATTAGAAGAAGCAGAAGTTGGCATGGCTTTCTCCTCTGGTATGGGAGCAATAACAACTACTTTGTTAAGCATACTTAAACCTAAAGATTCAATTATTATGCCAATGGATACTTTCGGAAGGAGTCTAAGGTTTGCTTCCGATTTCTTAAGAAACTGGGGAGTAAATGTAACAATAAGCAAACCAGGGAATGATAACTTTATTGAAAATTTGAAATCTAAAAGATTCTCTGTAATTTTTATTGAAAATATAACAAATCCAATATTAAGAGTTATGGACGTAGAAGAGATAGGCAAAATTGCAAAAGAAAATAATAGTATCTTTATTGTAGATTCAACCTTTGCTACGCCAATAAATCAAAAGCCACTAAAGTTAGGTGCTAATATAGTAATTCACAGTGCATCTAAGTTTATCGCTGGACATAATGACGTTATAGCAGGATTAGCTGCAGGAAATGATAGCTTATTGAAAAACGTTGATCTTATGAGAAGAACATTAGGGACTAGTTTGGAACCATTCACAGCATATTTAACGATAAGAGGCTTGAAGACGTTAAAAATCAGAATGGATACAATAAATAGAAATGCAGAGCAAATTGCAGAATTCTTACAAGATCATCCTAAAGTTAAAAAAGTATACTATCCTGGATTAAAATCTCATCCTGATTATAATATAGCTAGAAGATTATTGAACGGATTTGGTGGAGTAGTTAGTTTTGAAGTCAGAGGGGGAAAAGACGAAGCTATAAAAGTAATGGAAAACGTGAAGACTATAATTCCTGCACAAAGCCTAGGAGGAGTGAATTCATTAATTTCTCATCCTGCTACCATGAGTCACAGAACCTTAACTAAAGAAGAAAGAGAAGCAGTGGGCGTTACAGATTCTTTATTAAGGCTTTCAGTTGGAATAGAAGATGTTGAAGATTTAATTGAAGATTTAGATCAAGCATTACAAAGCATAAAATGA
- a CDS encoding homoserine kinase, which yields MSVRVIAYSTSANLGSGFDILSLAHTAFKDEIIIEENKEKNKIEIESNDRIPLQIEKNSAGLAAKMLLQDKGIDRGIKIKIKKGIPFGLGLGSSGASAAASVLGINELFDLKLSKNDLVKYAMLGEQASSGSPHPDNVAASIFGGIVSVSSVSPVRVVEIPVNLDFNILLIVPEGQKEGKTKKAREMLPNQISLSKYVNNSRYLSSFLLGIIKGDKELVRMGLNDDIVEVAREPLFPYYKKIKEIALKNDAVGSCVSGAGPSILILYDNDTNLDKIKKEAYDVCSSYDVKCNFIEAKLAEGAKHERLN from the coding sequence GTGTCAGTAAGAGTTATAGCTTATTCAACATCAGCTAATTTGGGATCTGGATTTGATATTTTATCATTAGCTCATACTGCGTTTAAAGATGAAATTATTATTGAAGAAAATAAAGAAAAAAATAAAATAGAAATAGAGTCTAATGATAGAATACCTTTACAAATAGAAAAGAATTCAGCAGGATTAGCAGCAAAAATGTTGCTTCAAGATAAAGGAATAGATAGAGGAATAAAAATTAAAATAAAGAAAGGAATTCCTTTCGGTTTAGGATTAGGAAGTAGCGGAGCCTCAGCTGCAGCTTCTGTACTCGGAATAAATGAATTATTTGATTTAAAGTTAAGTAAGAACGATTTAGTAAAATATGCAATGTTAGGTGAACAAGCCTCTTCTGGATCTCCTCATCCTGATAATGTTGCAGCAAGTATATTCGGAGGCATAGTCTCAGTAAGTTCAGTTTCTCCAGTTAGAGTAGTAGAAATTCCTGTAAATTTAGATTTTAATATTTTACTGATAGTTCCTGAAGGACAAAAAGAAGGTAAAACTAAAAAGGCAAGAGAAATGTTACCTAATCAGATAAGTTTATCTAAATATGTTAATAATTCGAGATATCTTAGTTCTTTTCTACTAGGTATTATAAAAGGAGATAAAGAGCTTGTTAGAATGGGATTAAATGATGATATAGTAGAAGTTGCTAGAGAGCCATTATTTCCATATTATAAGAAAATAAAGGAAATAGCTTTAAAAAACGATGCTGTAGGAAGTTGCGTTAGTGGTGCTGGACCAAGCATTCTTATATTATATGATAATGATACAAATTTAGATAAAATTAAGAAAGAAGCTTATGATGTCTGTTCTTCTTATGATGTCAAATGTAACTTTATAGAAGCAAAATTGGCAGAAGGTGCAAAACATGAAAGACTCAACTAA
- a CDS encoding molybdopterin-binding protein: MRAILPEDNLLTYKQALSILIKEKPLTYKISEVNLFEALNRISAEDIYSNIDLPPFSRSTVDGFAIKSSYTPGKFKIKAKINIGESTNLRIEGNDAIEVDTGAMIPEGADAVVKIEDTKIERDYVLIPEKISFGKNVAWIGSDIPKGFEIIKKGEILSPEKIAFLSSAGIDKIKVYDLPKIYLIITGNELVHPGEKLEPGKIYESNLYYLYARLVQDGIKVVGYEIVKDDKNEIENALERGAEKADVIITTGGTSAGEKDFVHQIISEKGRIIVHGIKFKPGKPTLFGEFKGKTVIGLPGNIVSTIMVYDRIVSKYLLPSKSNDIIATLKVLTELSADKKRFTYTPVYIVNGYAIPIPFDSYMVGSFSSADGFVGLEPGSKIKENESIDVIVKNINNNPTIIGEEDKRFYNLPFRKIFLGSYVGYKALEKGIGDVIVVSSLYCTPEKYDYMIERNILVNGNENQEEVGYFDWIGISKLIKNPAVKLKSPNTAINFLGKARVYAPEGYIDGKEFAKEKLYVVILNKDIKDKFFSGIF, encoded by the coding sequence ATGAGAGCTATTTTACCTGAAGATAACCTTTTAACATATAAGCAAGCCTTATCTATTTTAATTAAAGAAAAGCCTTTAACATATAAGATAAGCGAAGTAAATCTTTTTGAAGCATTAAATAGAATATCTGCAGAAGACATTTATTCAAACATAGATTTGCCCCCATTCTCTCGATCTACTGTTGATGGCTTTGCCATAAAATCTAGTTACACACCAGGAAAATTTAAAATCAAAGCAAAAATAAATATTGGAGAAAGCACTAATTTAAGAATTGAAGGAAATGATGCAATAGAAGTAGATACAGGAGCTATGATACCAGAAGGAGCTGATGCTGTTGTTAAAATTGAAGATACAAAAATAGAAAGAGATTATGTTTTAATCCCAGAAAAAATTTCTTTTGGAAAAAATGTTGCATGGATTGGAAGCGATATTCCTAAGGGATTTGAAATAATAAAAAAAGGTGAAATACTATCTCCTGAGAAAATTGCGTTTTTATCTTCTGCTGGGATTGATAAAATTAAAGTTTATGATTTACCTAAAATTTACCTAATAATAACTGGAAATGAATTAGTTCATCCAGGAGAAAAACTGGAACCAGGTAAAATCTATGAGAGTAATTTATACTACTTATATGCTAGACTTGTTCAAGATGGAATTAAAGTAGTAGGATACGAAATTGTAAAGGACGATAAAAACGAAATTGAAAATGCTTTAGAAAGAGGAGCAGAAAAAGCGGATGTGATAATAACTACTGGAGGAACAAGCGCTGGAGAAAAAGATTTCGTACACCAAATAATTAGTGAGAAAGGAAGAATTATAGTACATGGAATTAAATTTAAGCCCGGTAAACCAACACTTTTTGGAGAATTCAAAGGAAAGACTGTAATAGGTTTACCTGGAAATATAGTCTCTACGATAATGGTATATGATAGAATAGTTTCCAAATATCTTTTACCTAGTAAATCTAATGATATTATCGCTACATTAAAGGTATTAACTGAATTATCTGCAGATAAAAAGAGATTTACGTACACTCCAGTTTATATAGTAAATGGTTATGCCATACCAATTCCTTTTGATAGTTACATGGTTGGAAGCTTTTCTTCTGCTGATGGATTTGTAGGCTTAGAACCCGGAAGCAAGATAAAGGAAAATGAAAGCATAGATGTTATAGTAAAAAATATCAATAATAATCCAACAATAATAGGAGAAGAAGATAAGAGATTTTACAATTTACCTTTTAGAAAAATATTTTTAGGATCATATGTAGGATATAAGGCTTTAGAAAAAGGGATTGGAGATGTTATAGTAGTAAGTTCTCTATATTGCACGCCAGAAAAGTATGACTATATGATTGAAAGAAATATACTAGTTAATGGAAATGAAAATCAGGAAGAAGTAGGTTATTTTGATTGGATAGGCATAAGTAAATTGATAAAAAATCCTGCAGTTAAATTGAAGTCACCTAATACTGCTATCAACTTTTTAGGAAAAGCTCGTGTTTATGCTCCAGAAGGTTATATAGATGGAAAAGAATTCGCAAAAGAAAAATTATACGTAGTAATTCTTAATAAGGATATTAAAGATAAATTCTTCTCCGGAATTTTTTAA
- a CDS encoding PqqD family protein has translation MNFEEIKDKKPQKVGEFLDKAENGENYIIKLSEDKIYEVAPIAYYIWAMCDGEKTVNQIVDEVSKEANIEFDQLKDPISAVLDQLQQASLITL, from the coding sequence GTGAATTTTGAAGAAATAAAGGATAAAAAACCACAAAAAGTAGGAGAATTCCTAGACAAAGCTGAAAATGGAGAAAATTACATAATAAAACTATCAGAAGATAAAATATATGAGGTTGCTCCAATAGCTTATTATATTTGGGCTATGTGTGACGGAGAAAAAACCGTAAATCAAATTGTAGACGAAGTAAGTAAAGAGGCAAACATAGAATTTGATCAACTTAAAGATCCTATATCTGCAGTCCTTGATCAATTACAACAAGCCTCTCTCATAACGTTATAA
- a CDS encoding OB-fold nucleic acid binding domain-containing protein: MEQKIGNLKAGMENVNISGRVLQVGEQKVVQTRNGQRTIREIILGDETGRVKLTLWGNQGDTIKEGQVIKVENGWTTAFKGQVQLNAGSKSKISEGEEEGIPQAEEIPETMPEDHSPQPRRNYGRGGFRGGRNQYRRRPQRSNYGGDEEE; this comes from the coding sequence ATGGAACAAAAAATAGGTAATCTAAAAGCAGGAATGGAAAACGTAAATATAAGTGGTAGAGTTCTCCAAGTTGGAGAACAAAAAGTCGTACAAACAAGAAATGGCCAAAGAACCATTAGAGAAATCATATTAGGAGACGAAACAGGAAGAGTAAAACTAACATTATGGGGCAACCAAGGAGATACCATAAAAGAAGGACAAGTAATAAAAGTTGAAAACGGTTGGACTACTGCTTTTAAAGGCCAAGTACAATTAAATGCAGGAAGCAAATCCAAAATTTCTGAAGGAGAGGAAGAAGGAATTCCTCAAGCTGAAGAAATCCCAGAAACAATGCCAGAGGATCATTCACCACAGCCTAGAAGGAATTATGGTAGAGGAGGATTCAGAGGCGGAAGAAATCAATACAGAAGAAGACCACAAAGATCTAATTATGGTGGAGATGAGGAAGAGTGA
- a CDS encoding AAA family ATPase has product MGETVDNKILELPRKFLEALSSPFIGREEEAKVITLALLTKEHIVLIGEPGTAKSALARRAAELLNAKFFMYLLTKYTEPAELFGALDINALKQGIYKRITKDRLPESEIAFLDEIFNANSAILNALLSLLNERVIYDGYNVIKVPLRTLISASNRVPDEPELEALYDRLLLRHYAKPVGEEMWKNLIESAWELEFTSKWKVDSPIMGIDDVDKIYNYLTEVDLSAVKSKLLKLYAMLEEKGIHLSDRRKGKVLKIVSAHSILNGRLKATEEDLIVLKYIAPKEIDDFEKVSALLSEELKTPIKYMRELNEIYNNIKEAGKYVDAANESDPRLIDLIRSLKATRDRVIALGKESGDEKVEEFSKEVSSEIDKLLEKVAKKLGIYT; this is encoded by the coding sequence ATGGGAGAAACAGTGGATAATAAAATTCTCGAGCTTCCAAGAAAGTTCTTAGAAGCTCTATCTAGCCCATTTATTGGTAGAGAAGAAGAGGCAAAAGTAATTACATTAGCTCTTTTAACTAAAGAACATATTGTTTTAATAGGAGAGCCAGGTACAGCAAAATCTGCTTTAGCAAGAAGAGCTGCGGAGCTCTTAAACGCTAAATTCTTTATGTATTTGCTAACAAAGTATACTGAACCTGCAGAATTATTTGGAGCACTAGATATTAATGCATTAAAACAAGGTATTTATAAAAGAATTACTAAGGATAGATTACCAGAAAGCGAAATAGCATTTTTAGATGAAATATTTAATGCAAATAGCGCAATTTTGAACGCGTTATTATCATTATTAAATGAAAGAGTGATATATGATGGTTATAATGTAATAAAAGTTCCTTTAAGAACATTAATAAGTGCTAGCAACAGAGTTCCAGATGAACCAGAATTAGAAGCATTATATGATAGGCTCCTATTAAGGCATTATGCTAAACCAGTAGGCGAAGAAATGTGGAAGAATTTAATAGAATCTGCATGGGAGCTAGAGTTTACTAGTAAGTGGAAAGTAGATTCTCCAATAATGGGTATAGACGATGTAGACAAAATATATAATTACTTAACTGAAGTTGATTTAAGTGCTGTAAAAAGTAAATTATTGAAATTATATGCTATGCTAGAAGAAAAGGGAATTCACTTAAGCGATAGAAGAAAAGGAAAAGTTCTAAAAATTGTCTCTGCTCATTCTATATTAAATGGTAGGTTAAAAGCAACAGAAGAAGACTTGATAGTATTAAAATATATAGCACCCAAAGAAATAGACGATTTTGAAAAAGTTTCTGCGTTACTATCAGAAGAATTAAAGACTCCAATAAAGTATATGAGAGAATTAAATGAAATTTACAATAATATCAAGGAAGCAGGCAAATATGTTGATGCAGCTAATGAATCAGATCCAAGGTTAATAGATTTAATAAGATCATTAAAGGCTACTAGAGATAGAGTAATAGCATTAGGAAAGGAAAGTGGAGACGAAAAAGTAGAAGAATTCTCCAAAGAAGTAAGTTCTGAAATAGATAAACTATTAGAAAAAGTAGCCAAAAAGCTGGGGATATACACATGA
- a CDS encoding vWA domain-containing protein has translation MSGYLVGVDYDDPIIKYRGDRILYTLKKVTGKEANIDQNFLIDTYYVHYLPLPLLKPKSDLAQSDMIKYSLLDMTLSSDLVIRNRNYSIANSAVSMALSVSYVQNLIEELERIRRTSQSAEEREAAEQILNGLMKGNSSKEGSGEKQEQQTQQSQAANKLLKQVHEKALSKASEDANSVRSMQRIVGGNGAGTGSVLNFEGDIHEVLRLARNTEIKKILEFLSGIPKLGSLTKKKTTKYAKGELYGYEEGSDLERLVPSELAMPEELFYVRLAESQLLLYQKEIKESLGPIYLLLDKSGSMDGEKILWAKAVALALYSRARRENRDFYLRFFDNIPYPLIKVVKNAKSKDVIKMIEYIGKIRGGGGTDISRSVISACEDVKEGHVKGVSEVVILTDGEDKIAETTVRRSLKDSNSTLISVMIRGDNADLRRISDTYLVVYKLDQNDLLKVVEA, from the coding sequence ATGAGTGGATATTTAGTTGGAGTAGATTATGACGATCCGATTATAAAGTATAGAGGAGATAGAATACTTTATACTTTGAAAAAAGTTACGGGAAAAGAGGCTAACATAGATCAGAACTTTTTAATTGATACATATTATGTACACTATTTACCTTTACCATTACTGAAACCTAAATCTGATTTAGCTCAATCAGATATGATAAAATATTCATTACTTGACATGACCTTATCGTCAGATTTAGTAATTAGAAATAGAAATTATTCAATTGCAAACTCAGCAGTAAGTATGGCGTTATCAGTAAGTTATGTTCAAAATTTGATAGAAGAATTAGAAAGAATTAGACGCACATCACAATCAGCAGAAGAAAGGGAAGCGGCAGAACAGATACTAAATGGATTAATGAAAGGAAATTCATCAAAAGAAGGTTCAGGTGAAAAGCAAGAACAACAAACACAACAAAGCCAAGCTGCAAATAAGTTATTAAAACAAGTTCATGAAAAAGCCTTATCTAAAGCCTCAGAAGACGCTAACTCTGTAAGAAGCATGCAAAGAATAGTAGGAGGTAATGGAGCTGGAACAGGAAGCGTATTGAATTTTGAGGGTGATATACATGAAGTTTTAAGGTTGGCAAGAAATACTGAAATTAAGAAAATCTTAGAATTCTTGAGTGGAATTCCAAAGTTAGGAAGCTTAACTAAGAAGAAAACGACCAAATATGCAAAGGGTGAATTATATGGTTATGAAGAAGGTTCAGATTTAGAAAGATTAGTCCCATCAGAGTTAGCTATGCCAGAAGAATTATTCTATGTTAGACTAGCAGAAAGCCAGTTATTGTTATATCAAAAAGAAATTAAAGAAAGTTTAGGTCCTATATATTTACTCTTAGATAAATCTGGAAGTATGGATGGAGAAAAAATATTATGGGCAAAAGCTGTAGCTTTAGCGTTATATAGCAGAGCTAGGAGAGAAAATAGAGACTTTTATTTGAGATTCTTTGATAATATTCCATATCCTCTTATTAAAGTAGTGAAGAACGCCAAAAGTAAGGATGTAATAAAAATGATCGAATACATAGGAAAAATAAGAGGAGGAGGAGGTACTGATATAAGTAGATCTGTTATATCAGCATGTGAAGATGTTAAAGAAGGTCATGTAAAAGGTGTAAGTGAAGTAGTTATATTAACTGATGGAGAAGATAAAATTGCTGAAACAACAGTAAGAAGATCGTTAAAAGATTCTAACTCAACATTAATTAGCGTTATGATTAGAGGAGATAATGCAGATCTTAGAAGGATTTCAGATACTTACTTAGTAGTATACAAATTAGATCAGAATGATCTACTTAAAGTTGTAGAAGCATAA
- a CDS encoding succinate dehydrogenase, with product MTEEEIVSQLKKLGATTGSWYEVSERPGKPPFAKELEYKLGDIMWGKIHLRLDGDLYVHIISKIPFNWKDRVKDLKIKGNIEDSAGGLLWIKTTKEDLYNDLSFIKDYLQKIKK from the coding sequence ATGACGGAAGAAGAAATTGTTTCTCAACTAAAGAAATTGGGAGCCACAACAGGATCTTGGTATGAAGTATCCGAAAGACCTGGAAAACCGCCATTTGCAAAAGAATTAGAATATAAATTAGGAGATATAATGTGGGGCAAAATTCATTTAAGACTAGATGGAGATTTATATGTTCATATAATCTCTAAAATTCCTTTTAATTGGAAGGACAGAGTTAAGGATCTCAAAATTAAAGGAAATATAGAAGATTCTGCTGGAGGATTATTATGGATAAAAACTACTAAGGAAGATTTATATAATGATCTTTCATTCATAAAAGACTATTTACAAAAAATTAAGAAATAA
- a CDS encoding CoB--CoM heterodisulfide reductase iron-sulfur subunit B family protein: MKIAYYPGCATHGLSKDVDIATKKVAEVLGIELVEVEDWNCCGGGFLDEYDEKAHAALNLRNLSTVERMGMDKMVTPCSVCLQSHRLASTKYKENRDLRKEVDKKLAEANVKYSGKASAEHIVWVLVRDVGLEKIKSHVKKQLTGLKVGAYYGCQMLRPEQIMGFEPSFNPHSMEDLIAITGATPVKFPMATACCGFPLMGSNPKVGIKLAYNVINSAKSKDAEILVHPCSLCHLQLDVTHLKIKTEFNLNWTLPAIYITQLLGLSFGFSADELGISKLAQEILRSKGLI; this comes from the coding sequence ATGAAAATAGCATATTATCCAGGTTGCGCTACTCATGGATTATCAAAAGATGTAGATATAGCAACGAAAAAAGTAGCTGAAGTGTTAGGAATAGAATTAGTAGAAGTAGAAGATTGGAATTGTTGCGGAGGAGGATTTTTAGATGAATATGATGAAAAAGCACATGCTGCATTAAATCTAAGGAATTTATCTACAGTAGAAAGAATGGGAATGGATAAGATGGTAACTCCTTGTAGTGTATGCTTACAGAGCCATAGATTAGCTTCTACAAAGTACAAGGAAAATAGGGATTTAAGAAAAGAAGTAGATAAGAAGCTAGCAGAAGCTAACGTTAAGTATTCTGGAAAAGCATCTGCAGAGCACATAGTATGGGTACTAGTAAGAGATGTAGGTTTAGAAAAGATCAAATCACATGTTAAGAAACAATTAACTGGACTAAAGGTAGGAGCTTATTATGGTTGCCAAATGCTAAGACCAGAACAAATAATGGGATTTGAGCCATCATTTAACCCTCATAGTATGGAAGATTTAATAGCAATTACTGGAGCTACTCCAGTTAAGTTTCCTATGGCTACTGCTTGCTGTGGATTTCCACTGATGGGAAGTAACCCTAAGGTTGGAATAAAACTAGCATATAACGTAATTAATTCGGCAAAATCTAAAGATGCTGAAATATTAGTCCATCCATGTAGTCTATGTCACCTACAGTTAGATGTAACTCACTTAAAAATTAAAACAGAATTCAATCTAAATTGGACTCTTCCAGCTATTTACATCACGCAATTACTAGGATTATCTTTTGGATTTTCTGCAGACGAATTAGGAATAAGTAAACTGGCTCAAGAAATATTAAGATCTAAGGGATTAATATGA
- a CDS encoding succinate dehydrogenase/fumarate reductase iron-sulfur subunit, with protein MSDLQEQEIVVKVKRFNKEKGDWWQEYKLKVDRFTQMTEVLRRIKTEQDPTLAYRASCHMAVCGSCGMKINGEPRLACKTLALDMVKKYGKNEITLEPMDYFPVIKDLIVDWDNFYERMFKVKPRLYPSKEVLEGKAEHRLKPEDQRELWKFEQCIWCGLCVSACPSVRNDPDFLGPAAHAKGYRFLADPRDTIYEERLKILIDSSWRCTYCYQCFNVCPRDVEPVTTIKKTRAHTKFLTNKTPVANTGEKHIESIVKSIEDTGKIEEAKVYISTYGLVTTIKDMIYAMQNGKLKYALISEAKVKNIDQIRKIIGEEK; from the coding sequence ATGTCAGACCTTCAAGAACAAGAAATAGTTGTAAAAGTAAAAAGATTTAATAAAGAAAAAGGAGATTGGTGGCAAGAGTACAAATTAAAAGTAGATAGATTTACGCAGATGACAGAAGTTTTAAGAAGGATAAAGACTGAGCAAGATCCTACACTAGCATATAGAGCTTCTTGCCATATGGCTGTTTGCGGAAGCTGTGGAATGAAAATAAATGGAGAACCAAGGTTAGCATGCAAAACGTTAGCACTAGATATGGTAAAGAAATATGGAAAAAATGAAATTACATTAGAGCCAATGGATTATTTCCCAGTAATTAAAGACTTGATAGTAGATTGGGATAATTTTTACGAAAGGATGTTCAAAGTTAAACCAAGATTATATCCGTCAAAAGAAGTTTTAGAAGGAAAAGCAGAACATAGATTAAAACCGGAAGACCAAAGAGAATTATGGAAATTCGAACAATGCATATGGTGTGGATTATGTGTATCAGCTTGCCCATCAGTAAGGAATGACCCAGATTTCTTAGGTCCAGCTGCTCACGCTAAAGGATATAGATTCCTTGCAGATCCTAGAGATACCATATACGAAGAAAGACTCAAGATATTAATTGATAGTTCATGGAGGTGTACATACTGTTATCAATGCTTTAACGTATGCCCTAGAGACGTTGAGCCAGTAACTACAATTAAGAAAACTAGAGCCCATACTAAATTCCTAACAAATAAAACACCAGTAGCTAATACTGGAGAAAAACATATAGAAAGTATTGTAAAAAGCATAGAAGATACTGGAAAAATAGAAGAAGCAAAAGTGTATATATCAACTTACGGATTAGTTACTACGATAAAAGACATGATTTACGCTATGCAAAATGGAAAATTAAAATATGCCTTAATAAGTGAGGCCAAAGTTAAGAATATTGATCAAATAAGAAAAATAATAGGTGAAGAAAAATGA